The genomic DNA CGCTCAGTAAGCAGAACCTGTTCGCGCTCGCGTTTCGCACGAACAGCATGAAGACGCCCGCGGGCCGGGCGAAGAAGATTGCGACACTCGTGGCGATGCTCGCTCGCGGTGAGACGATCGTTCCGCAGAAAAATGCGACGAAAGCCGCGGCGACCGTTGGGAGATCGCGACGGTCGGCAGAGTGATCGACTGGCCGCGCAGTACGACGCGTCGCTCCATAGAGTAGAGCCGTCGCTCCAGACTGCACACGACGCAGCGTGGCGCGCACCGAGATAACCGCAACGCACAAAACGTCTTCGCATTGACTTCGCTGCGGGCACGGCCGTTGCCCTCCCGCGGCCCATCATCGTGAGCAAAGCATCATAAGTAAACAATTGCTCAGTGATGCACCGGCCGCTTTCCACCACAACCGTGATTGGCAATCGCGTCCCCACGGCGTGAGCCGATTCAGGAGAAAGATCATGCGGGCAACGATGCGGGAGCAGATGCAGCGGTACTCGTCCGACCCCGCGTTCGCGACCACGGCGAACGCGTATTACTCGGCGGTGCTCAGCCGATCGGCGGTGGACGGCGCGTTCCGGCAGAAGCTGTTGACCGAGCCGCGTGCGGCGCTTGCGGAGTTCAACGGCTGCGATGTCTCCAAGATGCCTGAGTCTCTGAACATCGTGTTCATCGAGAACAACGTGGATGCAACGATCGTGTTGCCCGATCTCGTCTCGGAGAGTTCAACGCTCTCGGAGGCGCAGTTGGAGACCGTCTCTGGCGGCACTGACACCAGTGTGGGAGTCACCACCGCCGCCGTTGCCGCAGTCATGCTGTATGACGCCGCGGCGGATTGGATCAGGGCACACACCACCGACCCGTACGGCTTCTAGGCGCAATTCAGCTCCACTCATTTCAGGGGACGAACACATGCAACTCGACCAGCCGGGCGCGGTCCGCGATGCGCAGACCGACAAAGTGGCACGGAGTCACGAGCTCGTACACGCCGTCCTCGTGCGCTCCACGACCGATGCGGCGTTTCGCGCAGAGCTCCTGGCCAATCCGCGCGCCGCCATCGCGAGTCACGCCGGCAAGCCGGCCTCGGCGCTATCAGAATCCTTTAACGTGAGATTCATCGAGAACAGCTCCGACGCGACGATCGTGCTTCCCGATTTTCAGGGCGGCGATGCCGCGCTGTCGGACCAACAGCTCGAGACCGTGGCTGGCGGCGTAGGCGACCTGCAGGATGCCATCGCGCAAGCGGTCGCTCCGGTCCTCGCTCCGGTCGCGGCGTGGGTGGTCGGTCTGTTCGACTGAGGGCCCTGGCGACGGGAGCCCGCGCCGCCCGCGTCCCTTGGTATTCGACTACCTTGCTGCTCGTGGGACATTGAGTCACACAAATGTCGAGGGGTATGCCTTCATGGAAATGGCGTATCGAGAGCGCTGGACGGCCGAGATCGCGGCGATGCGGCGCGTGCTCGCGGGGCTTGGCATGAAAGAGGAGTGCAAGTGGGGGAAGCCCACCTACACCGTGGACGGAAAGAACATCGTCATCATGCAGGGCTTCAAGGAGTACTTCGCGCTCGGCTTCTTTCAGGGCGCTCTGTTGAAAGATCCCCAGAACGTGCTGGTGCAGCTCGGTCAGGTTCAGGCCGGTCGTGTGATGAAGTTCACCAGCGCGAAGGACATCGCGACGAAAGCGTCGACGATCAAGGCATACGTGCGCGAGGCCATCGCGATCGAGAAGGCCGGCGTGCGCGTGAAGCCGAAGAAAACGTCGGATTTTCCAGTCCCCGAAGAACTGAGCGAGCGCTTCCGAAGAGACCCGCGTTTCAAACGCGCCTTCG from Gemmatimonadaceae bacterium includes the following:
- a CDS encoding YdeI/OmpD-associated family protein, with protein sequence MSHTNVEGYAFMEMAYRERWTAEIAAMRRVLAGLGMKEECKWGKPTYTVDGKNIVIMQGFKEYFALGFFQGALLKDPQNVLVQLGQVQAGRVMKFTSAKDIATKASTIKAYVREAIAIEKAGVRVKPKKTSDFPVPEELSERFRRDPRFKRAFEALTPGRQRSYLYHFAAAKQSATRAARIEKAMPAVYEGRGFLERP